The Glycine max cultivar Williams 82 chromosome 12, Glycine_max_v4.0, whole genome shotgun sequence genome window below encodes:
- the LOC100794455 gene encoding uncharacterized protein, with protein METVWGSLSRKKSGGNGQLLDASNIMELVENQQVFTTLVDHKFHRQRCQTLCQTPPTCCSHSTNPHSHHIYFEEKVSKSEFKEVLSDILLGMAAGLKRDPIVILRIDGEDLLEFVNGSGYEAEMVSIFSQIESPDRSLHDHIIEALGKLTVEQGIPPTSDSWVLSNIVEPALLSQDGSDLDKPVSQETFLEEFKIVAMSVANHLKEQPVIVAHSENTFDGSGVKRLLSNKFELDKTLSSAIETLPKDRNGKLSKEYLRVTLDTVAPSAGLPPVGAIEEMDKVIGEVFKMVNADDAKVVKEDEFKKLLTEILGSIMLQLEGNPISVSSNSVVHEPLDSSSTLLQPSPSETAA; from the exons ATGGAGACAGTTTGGGGCAGCCTGAGCAGGAAGAAAAGTGGTGGAAACGGACAGCTTCTAGACGCTTCCAATATTATGGAGTTGGTTGAAAACCAGCAAGTTTTTACCACCTTGGTGGACCATAAGTTTCACAGACAAAGATGCCAAACTCTCTGTCAAACACCTCCAACCTGCTGCTCTCACTCCACTAATCCTCATTCTCATCACATCTATTTCGag GAAAAAGTGAGCAAGAGTGAGTTCAAAGAGGTTCTCTCAGACATTCTATTGGGTATGGCTGCTGGACTGAAGCGTGACCCTATTGTGATACTTCGCATTGATGGGGAAGATCTTCTGGAGTTTGTTAATGGTTCAGGTTATGAAGCTGAAATGGTATCCATATTCTCTCAAATTGAGTCCCCTGACAGATCACTTCATGACCATATAATTGAAGCTCTTGGCAAGCTCACTGTTGAGCAAGGAATTCCTCCTACATCAGATTCTTGG gTATTGAGCAACATTGTGGAACCGGCACTGCTATCTCAAGATGGCTCTGATTTGGATAAGCCTGTTTCTCAAGAGACATTTTTGGAGGAATTTAAGATAGTCGCAATGAGTGTGGCTAATCATCTTAAGGAACAACCTGTCATAGTTGCTCACAGTGAGAACACCTTTGATGGAAGTGGTGTTAAGAGACTATTATCCAACAAGTTTGAATTGGACAag ACTTTGAGCTCAGCTATAGAGACTTTGCCCAAAGATCGAAATGGAAAGCTTTCAAAGGAGTATCTAAGGGTGACATTAGACACGGTGGCTCCATCTGCTGGTTTACCTCCTGTTGGTGCAATTGAAGAG ATGGACAAGGTTATTGGTGAAGTCTTTAAGATGGTGAATGCAGATGATGCGAAGGTGGTGAAAGAAGACGAGTTCAAGAAACTATTAACTGAAATACTGGGGAGCATAATGTTGCAGTTGGAGGGAAATCCCATATCAGTTTCTTCAAATTCGGTAGTGCACGAGCcactagactcatcttctacaCTTCTGCAGCCATCCCCTAGTGAAACAGCAGCATAG
- the XIP1-1 gene encoding aquaporin TIP1-2, protein MDDQFSTVHSHSREPMPRGLVHEKSSEPKFLAYIGAHEFFTIETWKAALVELIATAALMFTLTSCNIACLESQDVNPKLILPFAVFIIVFLFLIVIVPLSGGHMNPIFTFIAALKGVVTLSRALLYVSAQCIGSIIGFFVLKSVMEPKLADTYSLGGCALGDKGQSSGLRPQDALLLEFSCTFLVLFVGLTLAFDKKRCKELGLPMVCLVVAASLALAVFVSITVTGRPGYAGAGLSPARCLGPALLHGGPLWNGHWVFWLGPFLACIIYYSVSINLPKKGLNWVDGEYDVLRLALGSCRTISNNTDLNDLS, encoded by the exons ATGGATGACCAATTTTCGACCGTTCATAGTCATAGTCGTGAGCCAATGCCTAGGGGCTTAGTTCATGAGAAGTCTTCAGAGCCCAAATTTCTTGCCTACATTGGTGCCCACGAATTTTTCACAATAGAG ACGTGGAAAGCAGCTTTGGTAGAGTTAATTGCAACTGCTGCACTAATGTTCACCCTAACGAGTTGCAATATTGCATGTTTGGAGTCACAAGATGTCAATCCAAAGCTTATTCTTCCCTTTGCAGTCTTCATCATAGTATTCTTGTTTCTAATTGTGATAGTTCCTCTATCCGGGGGTCATATGAACCCTATTTTTACATTCATTGCGGCTTTAAAGGGTGTTGTGACCCTTTCTCGTGCTCTCCTTTACGTGTCAGCTCAATGCATTGGCTCAATAATTGGTTTCTTTGTACTCAAGAGTGTGATGGAGCCAAAATTAGCAGACACATATTCTTTGGGAGGTTGTGCCCTTGGTGACAAAGGACAAAGTTCTGGCCTAAGGCCACAAGATGCTTTGTTGTTGGAATTCTCTTGCACATTCTTAGTACTCTTTGTGGGTCTAACGTTGGCATTTGATAAGAAAAGGTGCAAGGAATTGGGCTTGCCAATGGTTTGTTTGGTGGTTGCAGCATCCTTGGCACTGGCAGTGTTTGTGTCCATAACTGTAACTGGCAGGCCTGGCTATGCAGGTGCTGGGCTGAGCCCTGCAAGATGCCTAGGTCCAGCGTTGCTTCATGGAGGCCCACTATGGAATGGGCATTGGGTTTTCTGGCTTGGGCCTTTCTTGGCCTGCATAATCTATTATAGTGTCTCCATTAATCTACCAAAGAAAGGTTTGAATTGGGTTGATGGAGAATATGATGTCTTAAGATTGGCTCTGGGTTCTTGTAGGACTATTTCTAATAATACGGATTTAAATGATCTTTCTTGA
- the LOC100794978 gene encoding probable aquaporin PIP2-6, protein MEGLNPLRNPILQDPDAVGLTRITKADKIIRNYLLRDLKRLPFPSRKITQYHNNLDCIGPKFGFVHCEKTSKPNCLVGKNSLRRKCFASIGAHEIFRPEITRIPLTGGHMSPVFTFIAALKGVVTLTRALIYVLAQLCIGSIIGFFILKCVMDPKLAYTYSLGGCAIDGQGANSGFKPQDALLVEFTCTFVVLFGAVTLAFDKKRSRDLGLLMVCLLVAGAMALAAFVSITLTGQASYAGVGLNPARCLGPALLHGGSLWEGHWVLWLGSFLACVVYYAVSINLAKEGLVWVDGEYDMLALGSCGNVYNTSVLKDQLEERSAGFQVQV, encoded by the exons ATGGAAGGTTTGAATCCTCTGCGTAATCCCATTCTTCAAGATCCTGATGCTGTTGGTCTCACTCGGATCACCAAAGCTGATAAAATTATTAGGAATTATCTCTTACGTGATCTTAAGAGGCTTCCCTTTCCTTCTAGGAAGATCACTCAATACCACAACAACTT GGATTGCATAGGTCCAAAATTTGGCTTTGTTCACTGCGAAAAA ACTAGCAAGCCAAACTGTTTGGTGGGAAAGAACTCTTTAAGGCGAAAGTGTTTTGCTTCTATTGGGGCACATGAGATTTTCAGACCAGAG ATCACACGGATTCCTCTCACGGGAGGCCACATGAGTCCCGTTTTCACATTCATTGCTGCTTTAAAGGGTGTTGTGACTCTCACCCGCGCCCTCATTTACGTGTTAGCACAATTATGCATTGGCTCAATAATTGGTTTCTTTATACTAAAGTGTGTCATGGACCCAAAATTAGCTTACACATATTCCTTGGGAGGTTGTGCCATCGATGGCCAAGGAGCGAATTCTGGTTTTAAGCCACAAGATGCTTTGTTAGTGGAATTCACTTGCACATTTGTGGTACTCTTTGGGGCGGTAACATTGGCATTTGACAAGAAAAGGTCTAGGGATTTGGGCTTGCTAATGGTGTGCTTACTGGTGGCAGGAGCCATGGCATTGGCAGCATTTGTGTCCATAACTTTAACTGGGCAGGCCAGTTATGCAGGTGTGGGCCTGAACCCAGCAAGATGCCTAGGCCCAGCATTGCTTCATGGAGGATCACTTTGGGAAGGGCATTGGGTTTTGTGGCTTGGGTCTTTCTTGGCATGTGTAGTCTATTATGCTGTGTCTATCAACCTTGCAAAGGAGGGTTTGGTTTGGGTAGATGGAGAATATGATATGTTGGCTCTCGGTTCTTGTGGGAATGTCTATAATACTTCCGTTTTAAAGGATCAACTAGAAGAACGAAGTGCTGGGTTCCAAGTCCAAGTATGA